One window of Neisseria subflava genomic DNA carries:
- the lptF gene encoding LPS export ABC transporter permease LptF: MIYQRNFIKELSFTAVGIFVVLLAVLVSTQAINLLGRAADGRVAIDAVLALVGFWVIGMTPLLLVLTAFISTLTVLTRYWRDSEMSVWLSCGLALKQWIRPVMQFAVPFAILIAVMQLWVMPWAELRSREYAEILKQKQELSLVEAGEFNSLGKRNGRVYFVETFDTESGIMKNLFLREQDKNGNDNIVFAKEGNFSLTDNKRTLELRDGYRYSGTPGKADYNRVSFQHLSLIISTTPKLIDPVSHRRTIPTAQLIGSSNPQHQAELMWRISLTVSVLLLCLLAVPLSYFNPRSGHTYNILIAIGLFLVYQNGLTFLRNAVEDGKIHFWLGLLPMHIIMFVIAVVLLRVRSMPSQPFWQAVAKSLTLKGGK, translated from the coding sequence ATGATTTACCAAAGAAACTTTATTAAAGAACTTTCCTTTACCGCCGTCGGCATTTTTGTCGTTCTCTTGGCGGTATTGGTGTCCACGCAGGCCATCAACCTGCTTGGCCGTGCAGCCGACGGGCGTGTCGCCATCGATGCCGTGTTGGCTTTAGTCGGCTTTTGGGTAATCGGCATGACCCCGCTTTTGCTGGTGTTGACCGCATTTATCAGTACGTTGACCGTATTGACCCGCTACTGGCGCGACAGCGAAATGTCGGTCTGGCTTTCCTGCGGATTGGCATTGAAACAATGGATACGCCCGGTCATGCAGTTTGCCGTGCCGTTTGCCATTTTGATTGCCGTCATGCAGCTTTGGGTAATGCCGTGGGCAGAGTTACGCAGTCGTGAATATGCCGAAATTTTGAAGCAGAAGCAGGAGTTGTCTTTGGTGGAAGCCGGCGAGTTCAATAGCTTGGGTAAGCGCAACGGCAGGGTTTATTTTGTCGAAACCTTCGATACTGAATCCGGCATCATGAAAAACCTGTTCCTGCGCGAGCAGGATAAAAACGGCAATGACAACATCGTTTTTGCCAAAGAGGGCAATTTTTCGCTGACCGACAACAAACGCACGCTTGAATTGCGCGACGGCTACCGTTACAGCGGTACGCCCGGCAAAGCCGATTACAACCGCGTTTCTTTTCAACATCTCAGCCTGATTATCAGCACCACGCCCAAACTTATCGACCCTGTTTCACATCGCCGTACCATTCCGACCGCCCAACTGATTGGCAGCAGCAATCCCCAACATCAAGCGGAATTGATGTGGCGTATTTCCTTGACCGTCAGCGTTTTGTTGTTGTGTCTGCTTGCCGTGCCGCTTTCTTATTTCAATCCGCGCAGCGGCCATACCTACAATATCTTGATTGCCATCGGTTTGTTTTTGGTTTACCAAAACGGGCTGACCTTCCTGCGCAATGCTGTGGAAGACGGCAAAATCCATTTTTGGCTCGGACTGCTGCCTATGCACATCATCATGTTTGTGATTGCCGTCGTCCTGCTACGCGTGCGCAGTATGCCCAGCCAACCCTTCTGGCAGGCGGTTGCCAAAAGTCTGACATTGAAAGGCGGAAAATGA
- a CDS encoding leucyl aminopeptidase: MKFSTKAETLQAQQAGAQLFVCAEASQLSNPTALALFASLEEGQNFADTKIPTDNGLQAIAVTRLEKTDRTALNKAAAEAAKWAQNQETVNVDVYAFEEAQAAAVAEAFAIAFGNTAYRFDRYKKEAKPAKFAEAVFHSAHEAAVKEALRVAEAQVYGQSLCRDLGNAAPNECTPEFLARTAKAEAEKLGAHAKIIEKDYIKENMGSFWSVAKGSVEDPYLVELSYFGAADKEAAPVVLVGKGITFDTGGISLKPGLNMDEMKFDMCGAATVISTFCAAVKLQLPINLIAIVATCENMPSGAANKPGDVVKSMKGLTIEVLNTDAEGRLILCDALTYAEQFKPKAVIDVATLTGACIIALGHDVSGVMGNNQDLVDSLLAASRNVDDKAWQLPLFETYKDQLKSNFADIPNIGTPGAGTITAATFLSYFTEDYPWAHLDIAGTAWKSGGEKGATGRPVPLLLNYLRNVK; encoded by the coding sequence GTGAAATTTAGCACAAAAGCCGAAACTTTGCAGGCTCAACAGGCAGGTGCGCAATTATTTGTCTGCGCCGAAGCATCGCAACTGAGCAACCCGACTGCCCTTGCCCTCTTCGCATCCCTTGAAGAAGGTCAAAATTTCGCCGACACCAAAATCCCGACGGACAACGGTTTGCAAGCCATTGCCGTCACCCGCCTCGAAAAAACCGACCGCACCGCATTGAACAAAGCTGCAGCCGAAGCCGCCAAATGGGCGCAAAATCAAGAAACGGTCAATGTGGACGTTTATGCCTTTGAAGAAGCGCAAGCGGCAGCCGTTGCCGAAGCGTTTGCGATTGCGTTCGGCAATACCGCCTACCGTTTCGACCGCTACAAAAAAGAAGCCAAACCGGCTAAATTTGCAGAAGCCGTGTTCCACAGCGCGCACGAAGCCGCCGTCAAAGAAGCCCTGCGCGTTGCCGAAGCGCAAGTTTACGGACAAAGCCTCTGCCGCGATTTGGGCAATGCCGCACCGAACGAATGCACGCCTGAATTCCTCGCGCGTACCGCCAAAGCCGAAGCCGAAAAACTGGGCGCACACGCCAAAATTATTGAAAAAGACTACATCAAAGAAAACATGGGTTCGTTCTGGTCTGTCGCAAAAGGCAGCGTCGAAGACCCATATTTGGTTGAACTGAGCTATTTCGGTGCAGCCGACAAAGAAGCCGCACCTGTGGTATTGGTCGGCAAAGGCATTACCTTCGACACCGGCGGCATCTCCCTCAAACCCGGTCTGAACATGGACGAAATGAAGTTCGATATGTGCGGCGCGGCAACCGTCATCAGTACCTTCTGCGCCGCCGTCAAACTGCAACTGCCGATCAACCTGATTGCCATCGTCGCCACTTGTGAAAACATGCCTTCCGGCGCAGCCAACAAACCGGGCGACGTCGTAAAAAGCATGAAAGGCTTGACCATCGAAGTGTTGAACACCGATGCCGAAGGCCGTCTGATTTTGTGTGACGCGCTCACTTACGCCGAACAATTCAAACCCAAAGCCGTTATCGACGTCGCCACCCTGACCGGTGCGTGCATCATCGCCCTGGGTCATGACGTCAGCGGCGTGATGGGCAACAATCAAGATTTGGTCGACAGCCTGCTGGCCGCTTCCCGCAACGTGGACGACAAAGCATGGCAACTGCCGCTCTTTGAGACCTACAAAGACCAACTCAAATCCAACTTTGCCGACATTCCAAACATCGGCACGCCGGGTGCAGGCACGATTACCGCCGCAACATTCCTGTCTTACTTTACCGAAGACTATCCATGGGCACACCTCGACATCGCAGGTACAGCATGGAAATCTGGCGGTGAAAAAGGCGCGACCGGCCGTCCTGTTCCTTTATTGCTGAACTATCTGCGCAATGTGAAATAA
- a CDS encoding cupin domain-containing protein produces the protein MKPLFAALSVALLLGTSISAQAAEQTTPTDRSIQVYKKADLAEWNRENAAGGQGPLLGSFAFTRHQTADQDAFKEIGWLTLPPGASIGQHKHTGNEDVYIIVSGKGLFTDSEGKQTEVGAGDITIARPGQSHALKNIGKKPLVFLDLIAETAGAKAAETK, from the coding sequence ATGAAACCACTATTTGCCGCATTATCTGTCGCCCTTCTGCTCGGCACATCCATAAGCGCTCAAGCTGCCGAACAAACCACTCCCACCGACCGCAGCATCCAAGTGTACAAAAAAGCCGACTTAGCTGAATGGAACCGCGAAAACGCAGCCGGAGGCCAAGGCCCCTTGCTCGGCAGCTTTGCCTTCACGCGCCATCAAACCGCCGACCAAGACGCATTCAAAGAAATCGGCTGGCTCACATTACCGCCGGGCGCCTCCATTGGGCAACACAAACATACCGGCAATGAAGACGTTTACATCATCGTATCCGGCAAAGGCCTGTTTACCGATAGCGAAGGCAAACAAACCGAAGTCGGCGCCGGCGACATTACCATCGCCCGCCCCGGCCAGTCCCATGCTTTGAAAAATATCGGCAAAAAGCCGTTGGTATTCCTTGATCTGATTGCCGAGACCGCTGGCGCTAAAGCCGCCGAAACCAAGTAA